The Micromonospora sp. Llam0 genome contains a region encoding:
- a CDS encoding GNAT family N-acetyltransferase, with amino-acid sequence MHSELAARYQMPDQETEPPTAETISVFLIARDPHGHATGCGALLPLDDGTAEIKRMYVIPRARGTGVATRILHALEDQARRRGIGTLVLATGTKQPDAIRFYEREGYQRSDGYGPYVGEPLARCFTHQLS; translated from the coding sequence ATGCACAGTGAACTGGCCGCCCGCTACCAGATGCCCGACCAGGAGACCGAGCCGCCGACCGCCGAAACAATCAGCGTATTCCTGATCGCCCGCGACCCGCACGGCCACGCGACCGGCTGCGGCGCCCTACTCCCGCTGGACGACGGCACGGCCGAGATCAAGCGGATGTACGTGATCCCCCGAGCGCGCGGCACCGGTGTGGCAACCCGCATCCTGCATGCACTGGAGGACCAGGCCCGGCGGCGGGGGATCGGCACCCTGGTGCTGGCGACGGGCACAAAACAGCCCGACGCGATCCGGTTCTACGAGCGCGAGGGCTACCAGCGGAGCGACGGCTACGGGCCGTACGTCGGCGAACCGCTGGCCAGGTGCTTCACCCATCAACTCAGCTGA